The window GAATAATATATAAATCTTTTTCTGTCAGGTCGATCATGATTAATTGCTTTTCAATTTCACTGCCTTTTGCGATACTGATATCCCCTTTCCCATTTTCAAAATGAAAATAAGAGTTTTCTTGCTGTGTTCTTTTGAATATCACCTATGTTTCACCCCGTTACAGTATGTAAGTATTTAATAGGAAGTAAATAATATCTATATATTTTGTGTACGTGGCTAAATACCACTCCAAATGAAGTCCAATTTCAGAGTGAGCCCGTCCTATGTTATATCGCGCTTGAATATAACGATCGTCAATGGTCGCTTCGAAACATTGCTGCAAATACCGTTTTTGTGTGGTTTTTAGTCTTTCTAACGTTGAATGGCGTTGAATGAACTCTCGCAAGGAATCGATCCTTGATATTTCTTCATATAATTCGTCGACGATTGGATCAACAAGTGTGAGTAATATATTTCTATATTCATAGACGTATTGCAACCTTTCTTCCGTCACCCCTGTATAGCGCAATTGTTGCAATCGTTCCTTGCTTGTTACTTGTATTCTTTCCATTCCATAAATCCTCCATTTTATACAAAATCCTCCTTAATCATCCTCATTATATAATACTTTTTTACTATACCTTCTTAAATTTTCTAAATTTTTGTGAATCATCTATCCATTTATTCTGTACACGCATCCGGCAATGTATAATTTGTTTGGAAAATGATGATTTTGGAGGAAACTATATGTCAAAATATCTCTTATGTCGGCTTATACAAAATGAAACAGGGACTTTTCAGCTATTTTGGAAAAAAGAGAAACATATCCCGAGCGTTTCATCCGTTTCTTCGTCCATTTCACCGTCATCCCCTTCCATCGAAGAGCACTATCGACAGCTTATTGAAGGAAATTATAAAAATCTAGTGTCTTTCGTCGGACTCACCGTTGAAGATTTGCAGCGTTTAGTTAATATCCGTCCTCTTTTAGAGAAACACATATCCAAAATTGTCGATGCTTTTTACGACCGCATCGGCAGCATGCCTAACTTAGTACAAATTATCCAAAGCTATTCGACGATTGACCGTTTAAAGCAAACGTTTCGTGCCTATTTATTGGACATGGTGTCGGGGGAAGTTGGCGAACAATACGTATTGCGACGGAAAGTGATCGGACAAGTTCATAATCGTATCAACCTATTCCCTGAATGGTATCTCGGGGCTTATGCCTTCATTCAAAACGAAGTGCTGCGAATGCTGATGCAAGAACTGCCGCCGCATAAAGCAACAGACGTATACCTCTCTTTCATGAAACTGTGTTGGTTCGATATACAAATAGCCATAATGACATATATTGAAGCGTACACGTCTTCCATGATGAAGTTTAGTGAAATCGAAAAAGTCCAATATCGCCTAACGGAGTCGTCTACAATGCTTGCCTCCAACGCTGAAGAAACCACTGCTTCTATCGCGGATCGGGAAAAATACGTCAAAGAAATGTTCGATGAAATAAACGCCATTCAAACGCAGTCAAGCGAAATGATCGCAAAAATAGAAAGCGGAAAATTAGACGTAGCCCAAACATTAACGAAACTTGATAACATTGCACAATTAATTGAAGGAACAAAAGCTCTCACCACTGAACTAGCCGACAGCTCAAAAAAAATCGATGGAATTGTTACCACGATTAGAGACATCTCCAACCAGACGAATATTTTATCCCTAAATGCAAATATTGAAGCCGCACGCGCCGGCGAACATGGAAAAGGGTTTTCAGTCGTCGCCAATGAAGTGCGCAAGCTAGCCATGCAAACGGAACAGTCTCTCGATTATATTCAGAATCATATCGATATCGTTCAACAAACGATTCAAAAATTTGAAGCGGCTTTTCAGCGTATCGTCGAGGAAACGAGTGCATTCCGTCAAGCGAACGAAAGCATCATCCAAGTGTTTGAAGACGAAGCTGCAAGTGTAAAATCCAGCGGGGAAAAAATCGATCGATTAGCTTCATTTATCGAAGACTTTCAACAAACTTTCGGGGAGATTGCAAAAGCGTCCCATCAGATCGCTCAAATGGCGGAAGATCTGAGTTATTTAAATAACGAATTAACCGAAAAGTTTAAAAAATAGTAAACCGTTTTTTCCGCTGTTTGCTATTCAACCTTTCTGGACAATTGAAATAAGATGGTCAAAGAAAAACTGCAGAATGATTCTTTTCTGCAGTTTTTAGCTCTTAAATTCTACTTTTATTAACCTACTCGCTAATTTTATAATAATCTTTAAACCACTCGACAAACTTTTCGATTCCTTCCTCAATAGATACTTGGGGTTTATAGTCGATATCCTTTACTAATTCATCAATATCCGCAAATGTTTCTGGAACATCGCCGGGCTGTATAGGCAAAAGCTTTTTGATTGCCTTCTTTCCTAAATGTTTTTCCAGTACTTGAATAAAATCATTTAGTTGTACGGGTTGGTTATTTCCTATGTTATAAATTTTATAAGGAGATTCCGGAGAAGGCCCTTTATTGATTAAACGTAAAATGGATTCCGTAATATCTTCAATATAGGTAAAGTCTCTTTTCATATTTCCGTAGTTATAAATTTCGATTTGCTGCTGTTTTACAATGGCATTTGCAAATTTAAATAAAGCCATGTCGGGTCTCCCCCAAGGGCCGTAGACAGTAAAAAAGCGCAACCCTGTTGTAGGGAGATGATACAAATGGCTATACGTATAAGCCATTAACTCATTCGCTTTTTTAGTTGCTGCATATAAACTAATCGGGTTGTCGACACGATCGGTTACAGAGAACGGTATCTTCTTGTTATTTCCATAGACGGAACTCGATGATGCATATATGAGATGAGGGATTTTATGTTTTTTGCAGCATTCTAATATATTGGCAAAACCAACAATATTCGATTGGATATACTTATGTGGATTTTTCAAGCTGTATCGTACACCAGGTTGTGCGGCTAAATTGACCACAGTATCAAAATCGTGCTGATAGAAAAGATTTTCCAGTAATTCCGTGTTCTCAATTGAGCCTTTGACGAATTGAAAACGAGGATGCTTCATGATCATTTTTAATCTGTCATATTTTAAGCTTGTATCGTAATAATCATTCATATTGTCTATCCCGATTACATAAAAACCTTCATCTAACAAACGTTTCGTCAAGTGGAACCCGATGAAGCCCGCACAGCCAGTAACCAGAATAGATTTCGAATTCTTCTGCACCTCTTGGACCTCCTTCCCCGATGCGGATATGATGAAAGGTATATAGCTAAGCGCTTTTCGCCATAAAGCCCAGATTTTTCATCTTTCAACGGAGCCATTTTCAAACATCAAAACTAGGCGTACCTACTCCTTCATAATGGTAGCCTAATTTCTTCAATGCAGATGAGTTCAGGCAATTTCTTCCGTCGAATACGTATGGTTGGGATAAAACGTTTTTTGCTTTTTTCCAGTCTATTTCTACGATTTCTTTCCACTCCGTTACAATTAATACCGCGTCTGCTCCTTTTAAAGCTTCAAATGGGGTTTGAGTATAATGAACGTTAGGATATATCTTTTTTACATGTTCTGTTCCTTGTGGATCAAATGCCGAAATGTAGGAATGATTTTCGATGAGGTATTGTATAATTTTTAGTGAGGATGCTTCTCTTATATCGTCCGTTTGAGGTTTAAACGTAAGGCCTAAAACCGCAATGCGCTTTCCTGACAGCGAGCCCAGCGCTTTTTCTACTTTTTCCATAAACCATAGTGCTTGGGTTTGGTTCACATCTGATACGGCCTGAAGTATTTGTAAAGGAGTTTTCTTTGCAGAAGCCAATGCTAGCAATGCTTTTATGTCTTTCGGAAAACAAGATCCGCCATACCCGATTCCTGCCTGGAGAAAATGAGGACCAATCCTGCTGTCTAACCCCATTCCTTTTGCCACTTGAATCACATTGGCCCCAATTTTATCGCAAAGTCGCGCCAACTCATTGATGAACGAAATTTTAGTCGCTAAAAACGCGTTTGAGGCATACTTGATCATTTCAGCATCTTTGATCGTTGTAAACACAACGGGTGAGTTGATCTCTTTATACAAATCTTTCATGACCTTTTCGGCTTTCTCCGTTTCACAGCCAATCACAATTCGCTCAGGATACAGAGCATCTTGCAATGCTTTTCCTTCTCGTAAAAATTCCGGGTTCGAAATGAGATCAAAAGAAATTTCTTTGTTTCTTTTTTTCAGTTCAGCTTTTATGATTTTATGAATTTTATCACCGGTCCCGATTGGAACGGTACTCTTAATGACAATTGCTTTATATTCATTCATCAACTTTCCAATCTGTCGTGCCGCTTCCTCTACATAAGATAAATCCGCTTCTCCGTTCGGTAAGGAAGGTGTGCCGACGGTAATAAATAAAATTTCGACTTGATCGATAACTTCCTCTATATTTTGGAAAAACAAAAGATTTCCGCCGGCAATAAGTTTTTTTAACAGTTCCTCCATTCCCTCTTCATAAAAAGGGAGAAT of the Bacillus smithii genome contains:
- a CDS encoding protoglobin domain-containing protein; this encodes MERIQVTSKERLQQLRYTGVTEERLQYVYEYRNILLTLVDPIVDELYEEISRIDSLREFIQRHSTLERLKTTQKRYLQQCFEATIDDRYIQARYNIGRAHSEIGLHLEWYLATYTKYIDIIYFLLNTYIL
- a CDS encoding globin-coupled sensor protein; amino-acid sequence: MSKYLLCRLIQNETGTFQLFWKKEKHIPSVSSVSSSISPSSPSIEEHYRQLIEGNYKNLVSFVGLTVEDLQRLVNIRPLLEKHISKIVDAFYDRIGSMPNLVQIIQSYSTIDRLKQTFRAYLLDMVSGEVGEQYVLRRKVIGQVHNRINLFPEWYLGAYAFIQNEVLRMLMQELPPHKATDVYLSFMKLCWFDIQIAIMTYIEAYTSSMMKFSEIEKVQYRLTESSTMLASNAEETTASIADREKYVKEMFDEINAIQTQSSEMIAKIESGKLDVAQTLTKLDNIAQLIEGTKALTTELADSSKKIDGIVTTIRDISNQTNILSLNANIEAARAGEHGKGFSVVANEVRKLAMQTEQSLDYIQNHIDIVQQTIQKFEAAFQRIVEETSAFRQANESIIQVFEDEAASVKSSGEKIDRLASFIEDFQQTFGEIAKASHQIAQMAEDLSYLNNELTEKFKK
- a CDS encoding NAD-dependent epimerase, with the translated sequence MQKNSKSILVTGCAGFIGFHLTKRLLDEGFYVIGIDNMNDYYDTSLKYDRLKMIMKHPRFQFVKGSIENTELLENLFYQHDFDTVVNLAAQPGVRYSLKNPHKYIQSNIVGFANILECCKKHKIPHLIYASSSSVYGNNKKIPFSVTDRVDNPISLYAATKKANELMAYTYSHLYHLPTTGLRFFTVYGPWGRPDMALFKFANAIVKQQQIEIYNYGNMKRDFTYIEDITESILRLINKGPSPESPYKIYNIGNNQPVQLNDFIQVLEKHLGKKAIKKLLPIQPGDVPETFADIDELVKDIDYKPQVSIEEGIEKFVEWFKDYYKISE
- a CDS encoding UDP-glucose dehydrogenase family protein — translated: MKKNKRIEVNLMNIAVIGAGYVGTTTSVAFANYGHKVYVIENDQEKLKKLKKSILPFYEEGMEELLKKLIAGGNLLFFQNIEEVIDQVEILFITVGTPSLPNGEADLSYVEEAARQIGKLMNEYKAIVIKSTVPIGTGDKIHKIIKAELKKRNKEISFDLISNPEFLREGKALQDALYPERIVIGCETEKAEKVMKDLYKEINSPVVFTTIKDAEMIKYASNAFLATKISFINELARLCDKIGANVIQVAKGMGLDSRIGPHFLQAGIGYGGSCFPKDIKALLALASAKKTPLQILQAVSDVNQTQALWFMEKVEKALGSLSGKRIAVLGLTFKPQTDDIREASSLKIIQYLIENHSYISAFDPQGTEHVKKIYPNVHYTQTPFEALKGADAVLIVTEWKEIVEIDWKKAKNVLSQPYVFDGRNCLNSSALKKLGYHYEGVGTPSFDV